A genomic stretch from Candidatus Omnitrophota bacterium includes:
- a CDS encoding phosphatidate cytidylyltransferase has protein sequence MLLYRIISAAVLISLVCLAIIFDRVYVSVVTILIALGLYEFFAMVERKGISIYKYFGIAIGIAIPLSIYFKFELTKSWELLFTVLALIILIILQLTRKDHSQAVQGISVTLFGIIYVAWFFSFLIKLRYLPDGGNLVASILLITKGSDIGAYLVGVRWGRVPLIARISPKKSVEGALGGLIFSILCGMASRIFIPFSYLHLAIMGASFGVIAQLGDLSESLFKRDCQVKDSGRLIPGMGGVLDVIDSLLFTVPVFYFYMSVIMKQ, from the coding sequence ATGTTGTTATATAGGATCATCAGCGCGGCGGTCCTTATTTCCCTGGTATGCCTGGCTATAATATTTGACCGCGTCTATGTTTCGGTCGTTACTATCCTGATCGCCCTTGGGCTGTATGAGTTCTTTGCTATGGTGGAGCGCAAGGGCATCAGCATCTACAAGTATTTCGGTATAGCCATAGGCATTGCCATACCGCTCTCCATTTATTTCAAGTTTGAGTTGACCAAAAGCTGGGAACTCTTGTTCACAGTGCTGGCGTTGATCATCCTGATCATCCTGCAGCTTACCCGCAAGGACCACTCTCAGGCAGTGCAGGGTATCTCTGTCACACTCTTCGGCATAATTTACGTGGCGTGGTTCTTCAGCTTTCTCATAAAGCTTAGATACCTGCCTGACGGAGGCAACCTTGTCGCCAGCATTCTTTTGATCACAAAGGGCTCCGACATAGGCGCCTATCTTGTGGGTGTGCGCTGGGGCAGGGTGCCCCTGATCGCGCGCATAAGCCCCAAGAAGTCAGTAGAGGGGGCGTTGGGAGGGCTGATCTTCAGCATACTCTGCGGCATGGCCAGCAGGATATTTATCCCTTTTTCGTATCTGCACCTCGCGATTATGGGGGCAAGTTTCGGGGTCATCGCCCAGTTAGGGGACCTTTCCGAGTCTCTTTTCAAAAGGGACTGTCAGGTGAAGGATTCAGGAAGGCTCATCCCGGGTATGGGCGGCGTCCTGGATGTGATCGACAGTTTACTTTTTACGGTACCGGTGTTTTATTTTTATATGAGCGTAATTATGAAGCAATGA
- a CDS encoding isoprenyl transferase — protein sequence MKRENLEWAVENKGRLPRHIAIIMDGNGRWAKNRGLPRNAGHKAGIDRIKTTSEAAAECGIKALTFFAFSTENWSRPKSEVGALMKMMERYLKTQLGYLMKNNVRFSVIGRRDPLPPGLIDTISRTVKATQGNSGIMVNIALNYGSRAEIVDAVKKIARMYKMDKLKDGDIDEDTVSSFLYTKGLPDPDLLIRTSGEMRISNFLLWQLSYAELYFTETYWPDFGEDEFTRALKAFSGRQRRYGGV from the coding sequence ATGAAAAGAGAAAATCTGGAATGGGCCGTAGAAAACAAGGGCCGCCTGCCGCGGCACATAGCCATAATAATGGATGGTAACGGCCGCTGGGCGAAGAATAGGGGCCTGCCGAGGAATGCCGGGCATAAGGCAGGTATAGACAGGATAAAGACCACCTCTGAGGCCGCGGCAGAGTGCGGCATAAAGGCGCTTACCTTTTTCGCCTTTTCCACGGAAAACTGGAGCAGGCCCAAGAGTGAAGTAGGCGCGTTGATGAAAATGATGGAGCGCTATTTAAAAACCCAGCTTGGTTATCTGATGAAGAACAATGTGCGGTTCAGCGTCATCGGCAGGCGCGATCCTTTGCCGCCGGGCCTCATTGATACGATATCCCGCACGGTCAAAGCGACCCAGGGCAACAGCGGCATAATGGTGAACATCGCCCTGAATTACGGCTCGCGGGCGGAGATCGTGGATGCCGTAAAGAAGATCGCCAGGATGTATAAGATGGATAAACTTAAGGATGGGGATATAGATGAGGATACCGTAAGCAGTTTTCTTTATACCAAAGGCCTGCCGGATCCCGATCTTCTTATACGCACCAGCGGTGAAATGCGCATCAGCAATTTTCTCCTCTGGCAGCTTTCTTATGCCGAATTATATTTCACAGAGACATATTGGCCTGATTTCGGCGAGGATGAGTTTACGCGGGCGCTGAAGGCGTTCAGCGGCAGGCAGAGGCGGTACGGAGGTGTATAA
- a CDS encoding OmpA family protein, which produces MRFFRKGMELGIVFISIITLMGCTIILQKGRRSDVEKIERLEDQLDELAKIRSLLEDRLKQEIKDKQVKLEMAEKGLVITFVADILFDSGKAKLRQESYPVLNKVATVLEENVPENNIGIEGHTDNQPIKYSGWKSNWELSTARALSVLHFLVDDRGILPERVSAIGYGEFNPVASNDIKEGRQANRRVEIVILPKVTKVSAPAAKSGGAKAKQEEMLEPQENLK; this is translated from the coding sequence ATGAGGTTTTTTAGAAAAGGCATGGAGCTCGGTATCGTATTCATAAGTATAATTACCCTTATGGGTTGCACTATAATATTACAAAAGGGCAGGCGTTCGGATGTTGAAAAAATAGAGCGGCTGGAAGACCAGTTGGACGAACTTGCCAAGATCCGTTCTTTACTGGAGGACCGGCTCAAGCAGGAGATCAAGGATAAACAGGTAAAACTTGAGATGGCGGAAAAGGGCCTGGTGATTACCTTTGTTGCCGATATATTGTTTGATTCCGGTAAGGCAAAACTTCGGCAGGAGTCATACCCCGTGCTTAATAAGGTGGCTACGGTATTAGAGGAGAACGTTCCGGAGAATAACATCGGCATTGAAGGCCATACCGATAACCAACCGATAAAATATTCGGGCTGGAAATCCAACTGGGAACTTTCTACCGCGCGGGCTTTAAGCGTCCTGCATTTTCTTGTGGACGATAGAGGTATCCTCCCTGAAAGGGTATCCGCTATCGGTTATGGAGAATTCAATCCGGTTGCCTCTAACGATATCAAAGAAGGCAGGCAGGCAAACAGGCGCGTAGAGATAGTCATCCTTCCAAAGGTTACGAAGGTCAGTGCCCCGGCAGCTAAATCCGGCGGCGCTAAGGCAAAACAGGAAGAGATGCTTGAGCCGCAGGAAAACCTGAAATAG
- a CDS encoding cysteine peptidase family C39 domain-containing protein, with the protein MKLFQSALHDQKDLKWQEGLAKFRQIAAFYPQTQTAQKAHIEIGKFYKYNRNWQRAIDEYRQAIAIDPYSRPAHDARTAEAATYYFRQDFPRALELFEAVLLETKDWDQIKYCSYWIKEIRRRMSFAPEESFSCGPESLKIAFRILGIDFSDKELSRAFTYKEGKSVSISDLSSVASGKGLKPKIVKINRNEVQNLTAPFIALVDPEHYVVVTGIEDSQVKFIDPANQSGYQLEGLDKFIGDFKGYALIFLEDSRLAKANYVVPTNEEAQELKGGICSCCPPAALGGRQSNPNVEFDGSPPCSPGMPSWMVNMISLNLVVQDIDFRYISRGVPAELIRTYNGDDPREGIFGRSWTFNYNVSLVENSDSSIDIRRGDGRVDHFTWTGVRYQGPNDVYDTLAKNADGTYTLKIKRDKTIQDFDAWGRLIDIKDRNDNAITFTYNSEANLIRITDPNGKNTVLSYGANRKVSRITLPDGRYARFIYDTNNNLIQTVDMKGATSSYTYDSASYITAITTPHRGMTAIEYGVGSYGEDPSGRSHYYVKSITDDAGNKRRYAIDEWHHQTGVLDSRNNTMLYEDNLSGYTSAITTPSGNKITFIYDYYGNREKIIDASGNVTVLAYDSRGNTISITDTLNNKLTLDYDTNDNLIQAADPKGGIYNFNYDGKGNLISVRDPENQITGFAYNNFGQINRIVDANGGTTDFEYDTSGNLINVTNPSGRKTVYKYDTLGRVRSLSDPEGNTFSYTYDGVDHLTRIDNPDEDPIKYFYNCCNITRVRDGQGTMRFTYDALGRMRSFRNYDSKLIAYEYDTEGNLSGLIYPDGKKVSYEYDKDSRLIKVTDWLGNATRYNYDAVGNLISVVSPGLITTYKYDSVNRLIRLANYNSNTLDIVSIFNFTLDPLGNRTQVKRLLPLNIPDFNIADSSYSYNSDNQLTSATGRSFEYDDNGNLTRQIAGAATTNFTYNHDNQLTQYTSGSTNLSYRYDSFGNRIRKTQGSQVTKYIVDPNRSLPSVLCETDAKGNISAYYIYGLGLISKIIGNNSYFYQYDGLGSTIALSDSAGAIKNKYAYDDFGNLATNSTETIDNPFKYVGRFGVMTDTPDLLYMKARYYMPSVGRFISKDPIGLAGGMNMYGYVGGNPINLIDPWGLRRWGPRWIEIFVPGYGFYGGPFRTDPNFQVIPEDTMDELFMEHDRGWASDQCSISNKGLYYDLKSLPLNPNRWKRKSKSIVWAVIYSMGATAYFFWF; encoded by the coding sequence TTGAAATTATTTCAATCAGCCCTGCATGACCAAAAAGACCTTAAATGGCAGGAAGGCCTCGCTAAATTCCGGCAGATTGCAGCATTCTATCCACAGACTCAAACCGCTCAAAAAGCCCATATTGAAATCGGGAAATTCTATAAATACAATCGTAACTGGCAAAGGGCCATTGACGAATACCGTCAGGCCATAGCCATTGATCCTTATTCCCGCCCGGCCCACGATGCCAGGACTGCCGAAGCCGCGACATATTATTTTCGTCAAGATTTCCCACGGGCCCTGGAGCTCTTTGAAGCAGTGCTTTTAGAAACGAAGGATTGGGACCAGATAAAATACTGTTCATACTGGATAAAGGAAATAAGGCGTAGAATGTCTTTTGCGCCTGAGGAGTCGTTTTCTTGCGGCCCTGAGAGCCTGAAGATTGCGTTCAGGATTTTAGGGATTGATTTTTCCGATAAGGAATTGAGCAGGGCATTTACTTATAAAGAGGGCAAATCTGTTTCAATCTCTGATCTATCCAGTGTTGCCTCAGGAAAAGGGCTTAAGCCCAAAATAGTAAAAATAAACAGGAATGAAGTCCAAAATTTGACCGCGCCTTTTATCGCGCTTGTTGATCCGGAGCATTATGTGGTAGTTACCGGAATTGAAGATTCTCAGGTAAAATTCATTGATCCGGCTAATCAGAGCGGCTATCAATTAGAAGGCCTTGATAAATTCATCGGCGATTTTAAGGGCTATGCCCTGATTTTCTTGGAAGACTCCAGGCTTGCCAAGGCTAATTACGTAGTCCCTACTAATGAAGAAGCGCAAGAACTGAAGGGCGGAATATGTTCCTGTTGTCCTCCCGCGGCATTAGGCGGCCGGCAGAGCAATCCAAATGTAGAGTTTGACGGCAGCCCACCCTGTTCTCCGGGTATGCCTTCCTGGATGGTTAATATGATAAGCCTCAATCTTGTTGTCCAAGATATAGATTTTAGATACATCTCCAGAGGGGTGCCTGCGGAGCTCATCCGCACATATAACGGCGATGATCCGCGCGAAGGGATATTCGGCCGCTCCTGGACATTTAACTATAATGTTTCTTTGGTAGAAAACTCTGATAGTAGTATAGACATACGAAGAGGAGACGGCAGGGTGGACCATTTCACCTGGACCGGTGTCCGCTATCAGGGGCCAAATGATGTTTATGATACGCTGGCTAAGAATGCCGATGGGACATATACGTTAAAGATTAAGAGAGATAAAACCATACAGGATTTTGATGCCTGGGGCCGGCTCATTGATATTAAGGACCGTAACGATAACGCTATAACATTTACCTATAATAGCGAAGCCAATCTTATTCGTATTACCGACCCTAATGGCAAGAACACGGTTCTATCTTACGGTGCGAATAGGAAAGTTTCTCGTATAACCCTGCCTGATGGACGATATGCAAGATTTATTTATGATACCAATAACAATTTGATTCAAACTGTGGATATGAAGGGCGCTACTTCAAGCTATACCTATGATAGCGCCAGTTACATTACCGCTATAACCACACCGCATCGCGGTATGACCGCTATTGAGTATGGAGTAGGCAGTTATGGTGAGGACCCAAGCGGTAGATCGCACTATTATGTTAAATCCATCACCGATGATGCAGGGAATAAGAGGAGATATGCAATCGATGAATGGCATCATCAGACAGGCGTCCTGGATAGCCGTAATAATACAATGCTATATGAAGATAATCTTTCGGGATATACAAGCGCCATAACGACGCCCTCCGGGAATAAAATAACTTTTATATATGACTATTACGGTAACCGGGAGAAAATTATAGATGCTTCCGGCAATGTAACCGTTTTGGCCTATGATTCAAGGGGCAATACTATTTCTATAACCGATACCCTGAATAATAAACTTACCCTTGACTACGATACCAATGATAATCTTATCCAAGCCGCCGATCCCAAAGGAGGTATCTATAATTTTAATTATGACGGCAAGGGCAACCTTATTTCTGTCAGGGATCCGGAGAATCAGATAACAGGTTTTGCCTATAATAATTTTGGGCAGATAAATCGTATTGTTGATGCAAACGGGGGAACAACGGACTTTGAATATGATACGTCAGGTAATCTTATTAACGTTACCAACCCTTCAGGCAGGAAGACCGTTTATAAATATGATACATTAGGCAGAGTCAGGTCCTTATCTGACCCTGAAGGCAATACCTTTTCCTATACTTATGATGGAGTTGACCATTTGACCAGGATAGACAATCCCGATGAGGACCCGATAAAGTATTTCTACAACTGCTGTAACATTACCAGGGTTAGGGATGGACAAGGGACAATGCGTTTTACCTATGACGCCTTAGGCAGGATGAGGTCATTCAGGAACTATGATTCTAAACTCATCGCCTACGAATATGATACAGAGGGTAACCTGTCCGGCTTGATTTATCCGGATGGAAAAAAGGTCTCCTATGAATATGATAAAGACAGCCGTTTAATTAAGGTCACGGACTGGCTGGGTAACGCAACACGATATAATTACGATGCGGTAGGCAACCTCATCTCCGTTGTTTCTCCGGGTTTAATCACAACCTATAAATATGATTCTGTAAATCGGCTGATTAGGTTAGCGAATTATAACTCCAACACATTGGATATTGTTTCTATTTTTAATTTTACCCTTGACCCGCTTGGCAACCGCACCCAGGTTAAGCGCCTTCTTCCATTAAATATCCCTGATTTTAACATAGCCGATTCTAGTTACTCCTATAACAGCGATAACCAGCTCACCTCTGCCACAGGCAGGAGCTTTGAATATGATGACAATGGTAATCTCACCAGGCAGATTGCCGGCGCTGCAACCACGAATTTCACCTACAACCACGACAACCAGCTCACCCAATATACCTCTGGTTCAACTAATCTATCATATCGCTATGACTCTTTTGGCAACCGCATCCGTAAAACGCAGGGCTCGCAGGTAACCAAATACATCGTTGACCCCAATCGTTCCCTTCCCAGCGTGCTTTGCGAGACCGATGCCAAGGGAAACATCAGCGCCTACTACATCTATGGCCTTGGCCTTATCTCTAAAATCATCGGAAATAACTCCTACTTCTACCAGTATGACGGCCTTGGCTCAACTATAGCCCTCAGCGACTCAGCCGGCGCCATCAAGAACAAATACGCCTACGATGACTTCGGCAACCTTGCTACTAACTCCACAGAGACCATTGACAATCCCTTCAAGTATGTGGGCAGATTTGGCGTGATGACGGATACGCCAGATCTCTTGTATATGAAGGCGAGGTATTATATGCCCAGCGTGGGCAGGTTTATCAGCAAGGATCCGATTGGGTTAGCGGGTGGGATGAATATGTATGGGTATGTGGGTGGGAATCCGATAAATCTAATAGATCCATGGGGACTGAGACGCTGGGGGCCTCGGTGGATTGAAATATTTGTTCCCGGATATGGATTTTATGGAGGTCCTTTTAGGACTGATCCTAATTTTCAGGTAATCCCCGAAGATACCATGGATGAGTTATTTATGGAGCACGATAGAGGTTGGGCAAGCGATCAATGTAGCATTTCTAACAAGGGTCTATATTATGATCTTAAAAGTTTGCCACTTAATCCAAATAGGTGGAAGAGAAAGTCTAAGAGTATTGTATGGGCTGTAATATATAGCATGGGGGCTACGGCTTATTTCTTTTGGTTTTAG
- the proS gene encoding proline--tRNA ligase, giving the protein MLWSKSFIPTLKEAPKEAESESHKLMLRAGLVRMLMGGVYSYLPLGLRCLNNIENIIRQEMNAAGSQELLLPVLQPLELWLKTGRDKTIGDVMFRITDRRGRKVSLGPTHEEVITEVARGFVSSYKQLPFILYQIQTKFRDEIRPRFGLVRCCEFIMKDAYSFDRDEAGLDRNYKLMLAAYKNIFKRCGLNFITTEADTGVMGGSESHEFMVPAESGEDVVEGKNALEVGHIFKLGTKYSEAIGAHFLDEDGKSKPIVMGCYGIGVSRMISAILEQNHDKDGIVWPDEVAPFKALIVAVDATDSAIMKFCGSLYEGLGREGIECLFDDRDERAGVKFKDADLIGIPLSVIVGKSYKESGKVDIKDRRSHKSISVADKEAANRVREILDGKSGIT; this is encoded by the coding sequence ATGTTATGGTCAAAGTCATTCATACCTACGCTCAAAGAGGCGCCTAAGGAGGCGGAATCAGAGAGCCATAAGCTTATGCTGCGCGCGGGACTGGTGCGCATGCTTATGGGAGGGGTTTATTCCTATCTTCCTTTGGGGTTAAGATGCCTCAATAATATTGAGAATATTATCAGGCAGGAGATGAACGCCGCCGGCTCGCAGGAGCTGCTTCTTCCCGTGCTGCAGCCCCTTGAGCTATGGCTCAAGACAGGCAGAGACAAAACAATAGGCGATGTGATGTTCCGGATCACCGACAGGCGCGGGAGAAAGGTGTCGTTAGGGCCTACGCACGAAGAAGTCATTACCGAGGTAGCCAGGGGGTTTGTTTCTTCTTATAAACAGCTGCCCTTTATACTCTATCAGATACAGACGAAATTCAGGGACGAGATACGGCCGCGGTTCGGGCTGGTGAGGTGTTGTGAGTTTATTATGAAGGATGCCTATAGTTTTGACAGGGATGAGGCGGGGCTGGACAGGAATTACAAATTGATGCTGGCCGCGTATAAGAATATCTTCAAGAGGTGCGGGCTCAACTTTATTACAACTGAGGCAGACACCGGAGTTATGGGGGGCAGCGAGTCGCATGAATTCATGGTGCCGGCTGAAAGCGGAGAAGACGTGGTGGAGGGGAAGAACGCCTTAGAGGTGGGGCACATCTTTAAGTTGGGCACAAAATATTCAGAGGCCATAGGCGCGCATTTCCTTGATGAGGACGGGAAGAGCAAGCCCATCGTGATGGGCTGTTACGGCATCGGCGTATCGCGCATGATTTCCGCCATACTTGAGCAGAACCACGATAAGGACGGGATCGTCTGGCCGGATGAAGTGGCGCCTTTTAAGGCGTTGATCGTAGCGGTTGACGCTACCGACAGCGCCATTATGAAATTCTGCGGCTCTCTTTACGAAGGACTGGGCAGAGAGGGGATAGAATGCCTTTTCGATGACAGGGATGAGCGCGCAGGCGTTAAGTTCAAGGACGCCGACCTCATCGGCATACCGCTTTCGGTTATCGTGGGAAAGAGTTACAAGGAAAGCGGCAAGGTGGATATCAAGGACAGGCGCAGCCATAAAAGCATAAGCGTGGCGGATAAAGAGGCGGCTAATCGCGTCAGGGAGATCTTGGATGGAAAGAGCGGAATTACTTAA
- the rseP gene encoding RIP metalloprotease RseP: MSLLIFLAVLSILVIIHEFGHFIMARKSGVKVEEFSVGFGKKLFSLKKKETEYSLRLVPLGGFVRLAGDDPEQCKGADYEFLSKGVLTRAKIIFMGPLLNYILALVLFWAIFIIGYPTLTSKVGGFLDGFPAAASGIEKGDVITAIDGFTVANWEDMQSIIRKAKSDHINVTLERGGEPLTKKVVLKKETVEDLTGRKREIRLMGILPSEDIVYVKSGFLGSFLRAAETLLALTSMTYQALWRMITGGLSVRESVTGPLGMFYITSKAASAGISALLHVMAVISMSLGIFNLLPFPVLDGGHITLLLVEKIKGSRISSKVNKMINDIGFTLIISLAILVFINDIIKFQVAEKLGGFFK, from the coding sequence TTGAGTCTGCTTATCTTTTTGGCGGTATTAAGCATATTGGTCATTATACACGAATTCGGCCATTTCATAATGGCAAGGAAATCCGGCGTGAAGGTGGAAGAGTTTTCCGTAGGTTTCGGAAAGAAATTATTTTCTCTTAAAAAGAAAGAGACCGAGTATTCTCTGCGCCTTGTTCCGCTTGGGGGATTCGTAAGGCTTGCCGGGGATGACCCCGAACAATGCAAAGGGGCGGATTACGAATTCCTTTCAAAGGGCGTGCTTACGCGCGCAAAGATCATATTTATGGGGCCGCTCCTCAATTACATTCTGGCATTGGTCCTTTTCTGGGCCATATTCATTATCGGCTACCCCACGCTCACTTCAAAAGTGGGCGGGTTCCTGGATGGTTTTCCCGCGGCCGCCTCAGGCATTGAGAAAGGCGATGTGATAACCGCCATTGACGGGTTTACGGTCGCGAATTGGGAAGATATGCAGTCCATTATAAGGAAGGCAAAATCCGATCATATTAACGTCACTTTGGAAAGGGGCGGCGAGCCGTTGACCAAAAAGGTGGTGCTGAAAAAGGAGACCGTTGAGGATCTAACCGGCCGTAAGCGCGAGATCAGGCTTATGGGCATATTGCCTTCCGAAGATATTGTGTATGTTAAGAGCGGTTTTTTAGGGTCATTTTTACGCGCGGCAGAGACATTGCTGGCGCTTACCAGTATGACTTATCAGGCGCTCTGGCGCATGATCACCGGAGGCCTTTCCGTGCGCGAGTCGGTTACGGGGCCGCTGGGGATGTTCTATATAACCAGCAAAGCGGCAAGCGCGGGCATCTCCGCGCTCCTGCATGTTATGGCGGTAATAAGCATGAGTTTGGGGATATTCAACCTTCTGCCGTTTCCGGTGCTTGACGGCGGCCACATAACACTTCTTCTGGTTGAGAAGATCAAGGGCTCAAGGATAAGCTCTAAAGTCAATAAGATGATAAACGATATCGGATTCACCTTGATCATATCCCTGGCCATACTGGTATTTATAAACGATATCATAAAGTTTCAAGTCGCGGAGAAGTTAGGCGGATTTTTTAAATAA
- the ispG gene encoding flavodoxin-dependent (E)-4-hydroxy-3-methylbut-2-enyl-diphosphate synthase, protein MRIKRRKSSVVKIGSVSIGGSHPVLIQSMAKARTSDVQGVLKQIEGMARLGCSTVRVAVKDNADAAAIKRIKGQAKVNLIADIHFHYKLALLSLENGADKIRLNPGNIYKRDEVGEVVRLAKDRKVPIRVGLNSGSVARVKSDRSISDSMVKAALKYIRLINSFGFDEIVVSLKASSVMETVAAYRMIAPVCGYPLHLGVTASGLPRDGAVKSALGIGVLLSEGIGDTIRVSLTAAPEEEIALSQRILQALGMQERRVEVISCPTCGRCSVDLAEIVGRVEKGLADLRQAVGGRHSKVAVMGCVVNGPGEAKQADIGIAFGADSAMLFEKGKFVKKVSKQECVKELLKRVQ, encoded by the coding sequence ATGCGGATCAAACGGCGTAAAAGCAGTGTGGTTAAGATAGGCAGCGTCAGCATAGGCGGCAGCCATCCCGTCCTTATACAGTCCATGGCTAAGGCCCGGACGAGCGACGTCCAGGGTGTACTTAAGCAGATAGAAGGCATGGCGCGCCTGGGATGCTCTACCGTGCGCGTTGCCGTAAAAGACAATGCCGATGCCGCGGCCATAAAAAGGATAAAGGGGCAGGCAAAGGTCAATCTTATTGCCGATATCCACTTTCATTATAAGCTGGCCCTGTTGTCGTTAGAGAACGGCGCGGATAAAATACGGTTAAATCCGGGCAATATTTATAAACGGGATGAAGTAGGAGAGGTTGTCCGGCTTGCCAAAGACAGGAAAGTCCCGATAAGGGTAGGTTTGAACTCCGGTTCAGTGGCCAGGGTTAAGTCGGACAGAAGTATCTCTGATTCTATGGTGAAGGCCGCGCTTAAATATATACGGCTTATTAATTCTTTCGGATTTGACGAGATAGTGGTGTCGTTGAAGGCGTCCAGCGTGATGGAGACCGTGGCTGCCTACAGGATGATCGCGCCTGTTTGCGGCTATCCGCTTCATCTGGGCGTGACTGCTTCGGGCCTGCCGCGGGACGGCGCCGTAAAATCGGCCCTGGGAATCGGGGTATTGCTATCCGAGGGAATAGGTGATACAATACGTGTGTCTTTGACCGCCGCTCCCGAAGAGGAGATCGCCCTGTCGCAGCGTATTCTGCAGGCGTTAGGGATGCAAGAGAGAAGAGTGGAGGTAATAAGCTGTCCCACTTGCGGCAGGTGTTCAGTAGACCTTGCTGAGATCGTAGGGCGGGTAGAAAAAGGGCTTGCTGATTTGAGACAGGCGGTAGGAGGCAGGCACAGCAAGGTTGCCGTGATGGGATGCGTTGTGAACGGCCCGGGCGAAGCAAAACAGGCAGACATCGGGATCGCCTTCGGCGCGGACTCGGCAATGCTTTTTGAAAAGGGGAAGTTTGTGAAGAAGGTGTCAAAGCAGGAATGTGTTAAAGAATTATTGAAGAGGGTTCAGTAA
- a CDS encoding 1-deoxy-D-xylulose-5-phosphate reductoisomerase produces the protein MKKIAILGSTGSIGRNTLAVISRFPRHFKVVGLSANSSISALISQARRFRPRSLCVGDPRSASRIKRELGGTVKVFSGASGLRELASQVEADMIVLAISGSAAALPLLEAVRRGRSVALANKESLVMAGEIIMRETQRYNAQILPIDSEQSAIWQCLAGNCRKSLSRIYITASGGPLRKMPASSFKGLTADVILKHPKWKMGSKISVDSATLMNKGFEVIEARWLFNIGAENIKVLIHPEVVIHSMCEFRDGSIIAQMASCDMKLPIQYALSFPRRLQSIVRPVDFLKIRNLTFLKPDTGTFPCLNLAYEADREGGLAPCVLNASNEEAVNAFLSGRISFDRIPYIVEKALSRKHNKKGPDLKEILDADDWARNEARRLMS, from the coding sequence ATGAAAAAGATAGCAATTCTCGGTTCAACAGGTTCTATAGGCAGGAATACGCTCGCGGTAATATCGCGGTTCCCCCGCCATTTCAAGGTCGTGGGTTTAAGCGCCAACAGCAGCATAAGCGCCCTTATCAGTCAGGCGCGCAGATTCAGACCTAGGTCCCTGTGCGTCGGAGATCCGAGGTCCGCCTCAAGGATCAAGAGGGAGCTCGGCGGGACCGTAAAGGTATTTTCCGGCGCTTCCGGTTTAAGGGAACTGGCCTCTCAGGTTGAGGCGGACATGATCGTCCTTGCCATAAGCGGTTCGGCTGCTGCCCTGCCTTTGCTTGAAGCGGTGCGAAGAGGCAGAAGCGTGGCGCTGGCAAATAAAGAATCTCTGGTCATGGCGGGCGAAATCATAATGAGGGAGACGCAGAGATATAACGCTCAAATCCTGCCTATTGACAGCGAGCAGAGCGCGATCTGGCAGTGCCTCGCGGGTAACTGCAGGAAGTCGTTGAGCAGGATATACATTACCGCCTCGGGCGGCCCGTTGCGTAAGATGCCGGCGAGCAGTTTTAAAGGCCTTACCGCCGATGTAATACTCAAGCACCCCAAATGGAAGATGGGCAGTAAGATCAGCGTTGATTCCGCTACTTTGATGAATAAGGGATTTGAGGTGATAGAGGCGCGCTGGCTTTTCAACATCGGCGCGGAGAATATCAAAGTGCTTATACACCCGGAGGTGGTCATTCATTCTATGTGCGAATTCCGCGACGGCTCCATAATAGCGCAGATGGCTTCCTGCGATATGAAGCTGCCGATACAGTACGCGCTTAGTTTCCCGCGGCGGCTTCAAAGCATAGTAAGGCCGGTTGATTTTCTGAAAATAAGGAATCTGACATTTTTAAAACCGGACACAGGCACATTCCCCTGCCTTAATCTTGCTTACGAGGCGGACAGGGAAGGCGGGCTGGCGCCTTGCGTGCTTAACGCCTCAAATGAAGAGGCGGTGAACGCGTTCTTATCCGGCCGTATCAGTTTTGACAGGATACCTTATATCGTGGAAAAGGCGCTCTCCAGGAAACATAATAAGAAAGGCCCGGATCTGAAAGAGATACTGGACGCGGATGACTGGGCGAGAAATGAGGCAAGGAGGTTGATGAGTTGA